A genome region from Clostridium sp. JN-9 includes the following:
- the celB gene encoding PTS cellobiose transporter subunit IIC, producing MGKKMDSIEEKVMPIADKFANNRFLLAIRDGFALAMPLLIIGAMSCLIANFPVKGFLDFMTSVFGPGWKTFFDIPNQVTMSLMSIFVVIGVSKSLAESYELDGINTAIISLVSFFILTPFTTDFIPKGAKAAIKVDGIIPLDWMGAKGLFVGMISAILATEIVRFVVKKGWVVKMPAGVPPTVSKAFSSLIPGAITIVLFDVIRLIFAFTPFGNIHKLIYTLLQVPLTSLGATFGANMIANFFVGFFWSFGIHGADIVQSVMNPIWIALSGENLAAFQAGKVVPHIITQQFNQIYLWIGGSGATLALCVTMMFFCKSQQCKKLGKLAILPGLFNINEPIIFGLPIVLNPIMLIPFILTPMILCIVCYAAMATGLVPKPNGVLIPWTTPVIIGGFFISGIRGAILQIVELIISFFTYLPFIKIVDKQYCDQEKSYETADTKDENAVLS from the coding sequence ATGGGTAAAAAGATGGACTCAATTGAAGAAAAGGTAATGCCCATAGCTGATAAGTTTGCCAATAATAGATTTTTACTTGCAATACGTGATGGCTTTGCTCTTGCTATGCCGCTGCTTATAATTGGAGCTATGTCATGCCTTATTGCTAATTTTCCAGTAAAAGGGTTCTTAGATTTCATGACAAGCGTATTTGGACCAGGCTGGAAGACATTTTTTGATATACCAAATCAGGTTACTATGTCATTAATGAGTATATTTGTTGTCATAGGTGTGTCAAAAAGTCTGGCTGAAAGCTATGAACTGGATGGTATAAATACCGCAATTATATCACTTGTTTCGTTTTTTATATTGACACCGTTTACTACTGATTTTATTCCTAAAGGAGCAAAAGCCGCAATTAAAGTTGACGGCATTATACCACTAGACTGGATGGGTGCAAAAGGACTGTTTGTTGGAATGATATCGGCTATTCTTGCAACAGAAATAGTTAGGTTCGTTGTTAAAAAAGGATGGGTAGTAAAAATGCCTGCAGGAGTTCCGCCTACAGTTTCAAAAGCATTTTCATCACTTATACCAGGTGCTATAACTATTGTGTTATTCGATGTAATAAGACTGATTTTCGCATTTACTCCTTTTGGAAATATACACAAACTAATATATACTTTGCTGCAGGTACCACTAACTTCGCTTGGTGCTACTTTTGGAGCTAATATGATTGCAAATTTCTTTGTTGGTTTCTTCTGGTCCTTTGGTATTCATGGTGCAGATATAGTGCAGTCTGTTATGAATCCAATATGGATTGCATTATCCGGAGAAAACCTTGCTGCATTCCAGGCAGGGAAAGTTGTTCCTCATATTATAACCCAGCAGTTTAACCAGATATATCTTTGGATAGGAGGTTCAGGTGCTACCTTAGCTTTGTGTGTTACAATGATGTTTTTCTGCAAATCGCAGCAATGTAAAAAGCTTGGAAAATTAGCAATACTTCCTGGGCTTTTCAACATAAATGAACCTATAATATTTGGACTGCCTATAGTGCTTAATCCAATAATGCTTATACCTTTTATATTAACACCAATGATTTTATGTATTGTATGTTATGCAGCTATGGCTACTGGGCTGGTTCCAAAACCTAATGGTGTATTGATTCCATGGACTACCCCCGTTATAATAGGCGGTTTCTTTATCTCAGGCATAAGAGGAGCAATTCTTCAGATTGTTGAATTGATAATTTCATTTTTCACTTATCTGCCTTTTATAAAAATTGTAGACAAACAATATTGTGATCAGGAAAAATCATATGAAACAGCAGATACTAAAGATGAGAATGCTGTTTTAAGCTGA
- a CDS encoding transposase, whose translation MNKSYLKQMLTYINKVYDIGEKINTLEDKKIKSLVKISTITFVVLFGFMLQIRSFNRLEHWLKKGKFKKVLPKNTKMIHIDAVRRCLSDFDLNGLKNIHDSIIRTTIKNKIFRNGTIDGLKVVAVDGVELFESAKKFCDKCLSRKNKDGTTRHFHRSVVCITVGSDPHVILGQEMLEPKKDSSNKDEGEITGGIRLIKKLYRKYHHFADIIVADALYCKSTWIKEVLSIGMNAVVRVKDERLLIVKDALALFKRREADKKWIVKQGSKDYTKIKAWDEDNFEISDPTIKVRFIRFIEEIHTGDKVEIKEGWIITTDKFASVETLWKIMHKRWDIENNAFHQLKTEWHLDHCFLHSPTGVETVLMFIIIAFNLMQLYFFRCIRGFRKKRMLQIDIIEDIKDERFTIDDKWNNPIFKKT comes from the coding sequence ATGAATAAAAGTTATTTAAAACAAATGCTCACCTATATTAATAAAGTATACGATATAGGTGAAAAAATCAATACCTTAGAGGATAAAAAGATAAAATCTCTAGTAAAAATTTCAACAATCACCTTTGTAGTTTTGTTTGGATTTATGCTTCAAATAAGAAGTTTCAACAGGTTAGAGCATTGGCTTAAAAAAGGTAAATTTAAAAAAGTATTACCTAAAAACACTAAAATGATTCACATTGATGCCGTTAGGCGCTGCTTAAGTGATTTTGATTTGAATGGTTTGAAAAATATTCATGATAGTATAATTAGAACTACGATAAAAAATAAGATATTTAGAAATGGTACCATAGATGGCTTAAAGGTAGTTGCTGTAGATGGTGTAGAATTATTTGAAAGTGCTAAAAAATTTTGTGACAAATGTCTTTCACGAAAGAATAAGGATGGCACTACTCGTCATTTCCACAGATCTGTAGTTTGTATTACCGTAGGTTCGGATCCCCATGTTATTTTAGGACAAGAAATGCTTGAACCTAAGAAAGATAGTTCGAATAAAGATGAAGGTGAAATCACCGGAGGTATAAGATTAATAAAAAAATTATATCGTAAATATCACCATTTTGCCGATATTATAGTAGCTGATGCTTTATATTGTAAATCTACTTGGATAAAAGAAGTCCTTTCAATAGGAATGAATGCAGTAGTAAGAGTTAAAGATGAGCGTCTTCTCATTGTAAAGGATGCATTAGCTCTATTTAAGCGCCGTGAGGCTGATAAGAAATGGATTGTAAAGCAGGGAAGTAAAGACTATACCAAAATTAAAGCTTGGGATGAAGATAATTTTGAAATATCAGATCCGACTATCAAAGTTAGATTTATAAGGTTTATAGAAGAAATTCATACTGGAGATAAGGTAGAAATTAAAGAAGGCTGGATTATAACAACAGACAAATTTGCCTCAGTAGAAACCTTGTGGAAGATAATGCACAAGAGGTGGGATATAGAAAATAATGCCTTTCATCAGCTTAAAACAGAATGGCATTTAGATCATTGCTTTCTTCATAGCCCTACGGGCGTAGAGACAGTACTGATGTTTATAATTATAGCGTTTAATCTGATGCAGTTATATTTTTTTAGATGTATCAGAGGTTTTAGAAAGAAACGGATGCTTCAAATAGATATTATTGAAGATATAAAAGATGAAAGATTTACTATAGATGACAAATGGAATAATCCAATATTTAAAAAGACTTAA
- a CDS encoding sigma-54-dependent transcriptional regulator, which yields MNKKELVLEFIKNEIKAGKKGTCAEEISEELNMQRSNASAILNDLYKSGVLLKIKGKPVRYTLNVIKKCDEVSQEEKNNFDLLIGSDKSLKKCIQQAKAAILYPPNGLHTLIVGPSGVGKSMFAELMYKFAIENNVFDTNAPFEVFNCADYANNPQLLLTHMFGCKKGAFTGADKDRKGIVAKADGGVLFLDEIHRLPPEGQEMLFYLIDKGLYTPLGDDTRKKSELLIICATTENIDASLLTTFTRRIPMSIKIPALAERSLDERFGLICEFFKVEASRIKKKITVSTNTIRQLLLYDCPGNVGQLKSDIQLGCANAFLNSISKGLKYVEVHCTDFTPCVNQGLIIYKNYSKDIDKIISEGEIICFTSSGQENYVPEGDYSLPENFYELIERRIQELKQRGTSDNDLKLIMGLDIENYFKHFIRNFGNGINKEELSKIVDKNIISIVENFLKMASHKLQRIFPDKVFYGLCLHVDSSIKRLRNNKKIVNYNLKNIKENNKEEFALSKELVTILEKTYNINASEDEIGYISMFLSVDETGCKCVEDRPIVVIAMHGRSTASSMAEVVNTLVRGNNVYAYDMNLNKKSEAAYEELKSIIVKNHKGHGVILLSDMGSLGIYGELISKNTGIDIKVIDMVSTPIAIECSRKAVIEPDINTIYEDIKNEMSCYSPYTLKVSDKFIPEKDNIIITMCTTGEGSALKLKNYIEEKVCINNSNVQVFPIASNNKQHMYNIINNLSKEKNILAIVGTMNPDIYGIPYISTYEVFTDKDCSKIKGILENSKIMFNMNETLEYNSFIEALKNDITNIDLDEFQELYREFVDNIQMKIAKNLDFNSKIGLMVHMACCISKLVMGENTPSCYAKDTLIQKYTQEFKVIKSSLEKIEKAFNINFSNDEICFILKNIMMI from the coding sequence ATGAATAAAAAGGAATTAGTATTAGAATTTATAAAGAATGAAATAAAAGCCGGTAAAAAAGGGACATGCGCAGAAGAAATTTCTGAAGAACTTAATATGCAAAGAAGTAATGCCAGTGCAATTTTAAATGATTTATACAAGAGCGGAGTACTTCTTAAGATAAAAGGAAAACCTGTTCGTTATACTTTAAACGTTATTAAAAAATGCGATGAAGTTTCTCAAGAGGAAAAAAATAATTTTGATTTGCTTATAGGTAGTGATAAAAGTCTTAAGAAGTGCATTCAGCAGGCAAAAGCTGCAATACTTTATCCTCCTAATGGGCTTCATACCCTTATAGTAGGTCCAAGTGGAGTGGGAAAATCTATGTTTGCTGAGCTAATGTATAAGTTTGCCATTGAAAATAATGTATTTGATACTAACGCACCCTTTGAAGTTTTTAACTGTGCAGATTATGCAAATAACCCGCAGCTGCTGCTTACTCATATGTTTGGATGTAAAAAAGGTGCTTTTACAGGAGCAGATAAAGACAGAAAAGGAATAGTTGCTAAGGCTGATGGAGGGGTACTTTTTCTTGATGAGATTCACAGACTTCCACCTGAAGGACAGGAAATGCTTTTCTATTTAATTGATAAGGGATTATACACTCCTTTGGGGGATGATACCAGGAAGAAAAGTGAACTTCTTATAATATGTGCCACTACAGAGAATATAGATGCTTCACTATTGACTACTTTTACAAGAAGAATACCTATGAGTATAAAAATACCAGCTTTAGCCGAAAGAAGCCTTGACGAAAGGTTCGGACTTATTTGTGAATTTTTTAAAGTAGAAGCATCTAGAATAAAAAAGAAGATTACGGTTTCTACTAATACAATCAGGCAGTTACTTTTGTATGATTGTCCGGGAAATGTAGGACAACTTAAAAGTGATATACAGCTTGGATGCGCTAATGCTTTTTTGAATTCAATTTCAAAAGGTCTTAAATATGTTGAAGTTCATTGTACTGATTTCACTCCTTGTGTAAACCAGGGGCTTATAATATATAAAAATTATTCTAAAGATATAGATAAAATAATATCAGAAGGTGAGATAATTTGTTTTACTTCAAGTGGACAGGAAAATTATGTGCCGGAAGGAGACTATTCTTTACCTGAAAATTTCTACGAGTTAATAGAAAGGAGGATACAGGAACTTAAGCAGAGAGGTACCAGCGATAATGATTTAAAGCTCATAATGGGGCTTGATATAGAAAATTATTTTAAGCATTTTATTAGAAATTTTGGAAATGGAATCAATAAAGAGGAATTATCCAAAATAGTAGATAAAAATATAATATCCATAGTAGAAAATTTTTTAAAAATGGCATCACATAAGCTTCAGAGGATATTTCCTGATAAGGTATTTTACGGGCTGTGCTTACATGTAGATTCAAGTATAAAAAGGCTTAGAAACAATAAAAAAATTGTTAATTATAACTTGAAGAATATTAAAGAAAATAATAAAGAAGAATTTGCACTTTCAAAAGAATTAGTTACTATACTAGAGAAAACTTACAATATTAATGCTTCTGAAGATGAAATAGGGTATATATCAATGTTTTTATCTGTGGATGAAACTGGATGTAAATGTGTAGAAGACAGGCCCATAGTTGTCATAGCAATGCATGGAAGATCTACAGCTTCTTCCATGGCTGAAGTAGTTAATACTTTAGTCAGGGGCAATAATGTTTATGCATATGATATGAATCTTAATAAAAAGTCAGAAGCAGCATATGAGGAGTTAAAAAGCATTATAGTAAAAAATCACAAGGGGCATGGAGTAATCTTACTTTCTGATATGGGCTCACTTGGCATTTATGGAGAGCTTATAAGTAAGAATACAGGTATAGATATAAAAGTAATAGATATGGTTTCTACTCCAATTGCCATTGAATGTTCAAGAAAAGCAGTAATAGAACCAGATATTAACACAATATATGAGGATATTAAAAATGAGATGTCCTGCTATTCACCCTATACACTTAAAGTCTCAGACAAATTTATACCTGAAAAAGATAATATAATAATAACTATGTGCACAACAGGAGAGGGAAGCGCGCTGAAACTCAAAAATTATATCGAAGAAAAAGTATGCATTAATAATAGTAATGTGCAGGTATTTCCTATAGCATCTAATAATAAGCAGCATATGTATAACATTATAAATAATCTGTCTAAAGAAAAAAATATACTTGCCATAGTTGGTACTATGAATCCAGACATATATGGGATTCCATATATATCAACATATGAGGTATTTACGGATAAAGATTGCAGTAAGATAAAAGGAATATTGGAAAATAGTAAAATAATGTTTAATATGAATGAAACACTTGAGTATAATTCATTTATAGAAGCCTTAAAGAATGATATTACTAATATAGATTTAGATGAATTTCAAGAGTTATATAGAGAATTTGTAGATAATATACAGATGAAAATAGCAAAAAATTTAGATTTTAATTCTAAGATAGGACTTATGGTACATATGGCCTGCTGTATAAGTAAACTTGTTATGGGTGAGAATACTCCTAGCTGTTATGCAAAAGATACGCTAATACAAAAGTATACACAGGAATTTAAAGTAATAAAAAGCAGCCTTGAAAAAATTGAAAAAGCTTTTAATATAAACTTTAGTAATGATGAAATATGTTTTATTTTAAAAAATATAATGATGATTTGA
- a CDS encoding 6-phospho-beta-glucosidase gives MKTIFKKDFLWGGAVAANQYEGAWNVDGKGISSADCMTAGALKIPREYTDGIVEGKYYPNHEAIDFYHNYKDDIKLFADMGLKCFRTSINWTRIFPNGDETEPNEAGLEFYDRVFDECLKYKIEPVITISHNETPYGLVKKYGSWKNRKMIDFYLRFCETIFTRYKDKVKYWMTFNEINCIVAEPNVSAGMRISKEENRNQIIFQAAHHQLVASAKAVALGHKINPDFKIGMMMLYPQTYPDTCNPDDVIAAMEKMDLHYMFSDVQVRGYYSRKAKKYFEKNNISIQMEPDDEKVLSLGKVDYIGFSYYMSAVASSNPERKNIGEGNIIRGLKNPYLKVSAWGWQIDPVGLRLALNNLYDRYQIPLFVAENGLGAADKIESDGSINDDYRIDYLRAHIEQMRKAVDEDGVDVIGYTPWSCIDLVSLGTGEMKKRYGFIYVDRDNNGKGNLTRIRKRSFYWYKKVISTNGMDLE, from the coding sequence ATGAAAACCATATTTAAAAAAGATTTTTTATGGGGAGGAGCTGTAGCTGCCAACCAGTATGAAGGTGCCTGGAATGTTGATGGCAAAGGAATAAGCTCTGCTGACTGCATGACAGCAGGAGCGTTAAAAATACCCAGAGAATATACAGATGGAATAGTAGAAGGAAAATATTATCCTAACCATGAAGCTATTGATTTTTATCACAATTATAAAGATGATATTAAATTATTTGCAGACATGGGACTTAAATGTTTTAGAACTTCAATAAATTGGACACGTATTTTCCCAAATGGAGATGAAACAGAACCAAATGAAGCTGGATTAGAGTTCTATGACAGAGTTTTCGATGAGTGCCTGAAATATAAAATTGAACCTGTGATTACAATATCTCATAATGAAACCCCATATGGCCTTGTTAAAAAATATGGTTCCTGGAAAAATCGTAAAATGATAGACTTTTATTTGAGGTTTTGTGAAACTATTTTTACAAGATATAAAGATAAGGTAAAATACTGGATGACATTTAATGAAATCAACTGTATAGTAGCGGAACCAAATGTTTCTGCCGGAATGCGCATTTCAAAAGAAGAAAATAGAAATCAGATTATATTCCAGGCTGCTCATCATCAGCTTGTTGCAAGTGCAAAGGCAGTAGCTCTTGGACATAAAATAAATCCGGATTTTAAAATAGGAATGATGATGCTTTATCCCCAAACATATCCAGATACTTGTAATCCTGATGATGTTATTGCTGCTATGGAGAAAATGGACTTGCATTATATGTTTTCAGATGTGCAGGTACGTGGATATTATTCAAGAAAAGCAAAAAAGTATTTTGAAAAGAATAACATTTCTATCCAAATGGAACCAGATGATGAAAAAGTTCTTAGCTTGGGAAAAGTTGATTATATTGGATTCAGTTATTATATGAGTGCGGTTGCATCCAGCAACCCTGAACGCAAAAACATTGGAGAAGGGAACATAATTAGGGGACTCAAAAATCCATACCTGAAAGTCAGTGCATGGGGCTGGCAGATTGATCCTGTTGGACTTAGACTTGCACTTAATAACCTATATGACAGATATCAGATTCCTTTGTTTGTTGCAGAAAATGGTTTAGGAGCTGCAGATAAAATAGAAAGTGACGGAAGTATCAATGATGATTATCGTATTGATTACTTAAGGGCACATATTGAGCAGATGAGAAAGGCTGTAGATGAAGATGGTGTGGATGTTATAGGATATACACCATGGAGCTGTATTGACCTTGTAAGTCTGGGCACTGGAGAAATGAAAAAGAGATATGGTTTTATATATGTTGACAGGGACAATAATGGTAAAGGAAATTTAACAAGGATCAGAAAAAGGTCTTTTTACTGGTACAAGAAAGTCATTAGTACTAATGGAATGGATTTAGAGTAA
- a CDS encoding IS110 family transposase, which produces MKKVDYLSTLFVGIDIGARQNVVSAINFEQEFFIKMKPVPNTQSGAEQLESMLVKILENNIFKVTIIGLESTSFYGVHIANFLSASEKLVPYKPYVYCLNPKEVANYKDSFNALNKNDGIDSFVIADFARVGRIHTEPWRGSQYLALQRLTRHRLHIVECLTREKTYMLSNVFLKFSEFALLDGEEHPFSNKYGATASSILTDFLSSEDIANASIEELVEFINTKSRKRISDPQMTAKILQQAARNSYRLDKCLYEPLTTSIACSFNCIQAFEKELSTINKAIEKAVMGMNPVEYQILMSIPGFGPVYSSGILAELGSVHAFPNNDAIAKYAGIVWKENQSGDFKAENTPMNKAGNRYLRYYLIEAAGSVIRHVPEYQAFYQKKFAEVTTHQHKRALALTSRKLIRLIFGLLAKNQLYSSNRVD; this is translated from the coding sequence ATGAAGAAAGTAGATTACTTATCAACTCTATTTGTTGGTATCGATATTGGTGCGAGACAAAATGTTGTCTCTGCAATTAACTTTGAACAGGAATTTTTTATTAAAATGAAACCTGTTCCTAATACACAATCTGGTGCAGAACAACTAGAATCCATGCTCGTCAAGATACTAGAAAATAATATATTTAAGGTTACTATTATTGGTCTTGAGTCTACTTCATTTTATGGCGTGCATATAGCTAATTTTTTATCTGCAAGTGAAAAACTTGTGCCATATAAACCCTACGTCTACTGTTTGAATCCTAAGGAAGTTGCTAACTACAAAGATTCCTTTAATGCTCTTAACAAAAATGATGGCATTGACTCTTTTGTTATTGCTGATTTTGCAAGAGTCGGCAGGATTCATACTGAGCCTTGGCGTGGTTCTCAATACCTTGCCCTACAAAGGCTTACAAGACACAGGCTTCATATAGTTGAATGCTTAACCAGGGAGAAGACATATATGCTATCAAATGTATTTCTCAAGTTTAGCGAATTTGCTTTGTTAGATGGTGAAGAACATCCTTTTTCTAATAAATATGGTGCCACTGCTTCCTCTATCCTGACGGATTTTTTATCTTCTGAAGACATTGCAAATGCTTCCATAGAAGAACTTGTTGAATTCATCAATACAAAGAGTCGAAAGAGAATTTCTGATCCACAGATGACTGCTAAAATTCTTCAACAAGCTGCTCGTAATTCATATCGCCTTGATAAATGTTTGTATGAGCCATTAACGACTTCAATTGCATGCTCTTTTAACTGTATTCAGGCTTTTGAAAAAGAACTGAGTACTATTAATAAAGCCATTGAGAAAGCGGTTATGGGAATGAATCCTGTGGAATATCAAATTCTCATGTCAATCCCTGGTTTTGGCCCTGTTTATTCCAGTGGTATTCTTGCCGAATTAGGCAGTGTGCATGCATTCCCTAATAATGATGCTATTGCTAAATATGCTGGCATCGTATGGAAAGAAAATCAATCTGGTGATTTCAAGGCTGAAAATACGCCAATGAACAAAGCAGGTAACCGTTATTTACGTTATTATCTGATAGAAGCCGCTGGTAGTGTCATAAGACACGTTCCTGAATATCAAGCTTTCTACCAGAAGAAATTTGCTGAAGTGACTACACATCAGCATAAACGAGCACTCGCGCTAACTTCTCGTAAATTAATCCGTTTGATTTTTGGATTGCTGGCTAAAAATCAACTCTACTCTTCAAATAGAGTAGATTAA
- the citG gene encoding triphosphoribosyl-dephospho-CoA synthase CitG: MKTKEEYAHFIASLAQRAILYEVSTTPKPGLVDRWNTGAHNDMDFFTFMASSSALYKGLYDCVSEGYSFTGDDETKLLSKIREPGIHCEKSMFQATSGVNTHKGIIFSMGILCAAVGKLYKQNGLNYMMAEMILNEVKNICKGLTERDLKGVAKKEKLTHGESIYKKYGYKGIRGEVESGFNTVLTNAVPVLRMWKENKNFSLNNLFLQILLKLMSESQDTNVIIRGGVENYSYIKAISKEFIKSGGMNQPDAVVKLNNMNLEFVKRNISPGGTADLLAVAIFLGIMEGIIK; the protein is encoded by the coding sequence TTGAAAACCAAAGAGGAATACGCACATTTTATTGCCTCATTAGCTCAAAGAGCAATTTTATATGAGGTAAGTACTACACCTAAGCCGGGATTGGTGGATCGCTGGAACACAGGAGCTCATAATGATATGGACTTTTTTACATTTATGGCAAGCAGCTCTGCATTGTATAAAGGATTATATGATTGTGTATCAGAAGGTTATTCCTTTACGGGAGATGATGAAACAAAGCTTCTTTCAAAAATAAGGGAGCCGGGGATCCATTGTGAAAAGTCCATGTTTCAAGCTACCAGTGGGGTTAATACTCATAAGGGTATAATCTTCTCAATGGGAATTCTCTGTGCAGCAGTTGGGAAACTGTATAAACAAAATGGGCTTAATTATATGATGGCTGAAATGATTTTAAATGAAGTAAAAAACATTTGCAAAGGGCTAACCGAAAGAGATCTTAAAGGAGTTGCAAAAAAAGAAAAACTTACCCATGGGGAAAGCATATATAAAAAGTATGGTTATAAAGGCATTCGGGGAGAGGTAGAAAGCGGATTTAATACAGTACTGACAAACGCAGTACCTGTACTTAGAATGTGGAAAGAAAATAAAAACTTTTCTTTGAATAATCTTTTTTTACAAATATTATTGAAGCTAATGTCAGAAAGCCAAGATACAAATGTGATAATAAGAGGAGGAGTAGAAAACTATTCCTATATTAAAGCAATTTCAAAGGAATTTATTAAATCAGGAGGCATGAATCAGCCTGATGCAGTAGTAAAACTAAATAATATGAATTTGGAATTTGTAAAAAGAAATATAAGTCCAGGGGGCACTGCTGATTTGCTGGCAGTTGCAATTTTTCTTGGAATCATGGAAGGAATAATTAAATAA
- a CDS encoding PTS lactose/cellobiose transporter subunit IIA, producing MAEDTNSEINEKTIFKIISFSGDAKSNIYEAFELVTKAIW from the coding sequence ATGGCAGAAGATACTAATAGTGAAATAAATGAAAAAACTATTTTTAAGATAATTAGTTTCTCAGGAGATGCAAAAAGTAATATATATGAAGCATTTGAATTAGTTACAAAAGCAATTTGGTAA
- a CDS encoding PTS sugar transporter subunit IIB — translation MKRIALFCSAGMSTSLLVTKMQKAASQKGIEVSIDAFPEAEMKKHIDGVDAVLLGPQIRYALQRSRKLCSEKGIPVDVISPTDYGMMNGEKVLAQALKMIQDNENKEK, via the coding sequence ATGAAAAGGATAGCTTTATTTTGCTCGGCAGGAATGTCAACAAGTCTGCTTGTTACAAAAATGCAGAAAGCAGCTTCACAAAAGGGAATAGAAGTATCAATTGATGCTTTTCCTGAAGCTGAAATGAAAAAACATATTGATGGTGTAGATGCAGTACTTTTGGGACCACAAATAAGATATGCACTGCAAAGATCCAGAAAACTCTGCAGTGAAAAGGGAATTCCCGTTGACGTAATAAGTCCCACTGATTATGGAATGATGAATGGCGAAAAAGTACTTGCACAAGCATTAAAAATGATACAAGACAATGAAAACAAAGAAAAATAG
- a CDS encoding PTS lactose/cellobiose transporter subunit IIA: MIRGEYEEAGKVLEKADESIIEAHNVQTTLIQKEAQGVHTELSLLMVHAQDQLMTTLLAKDMVKNMIFMQKEINDLKKKTNK; encoded by the coding sequence ATTATACGAGGAGAATATGAAGAAGCTGGAAAAGTGCTGGAAAAAGCAGATGAATCAATAATCGAAGCTCACAATGTACAAACCACTCTTATACAGAAAGAAGCACAGGGAGTTCATACTGAGTTAAGCCTTCTTATGGTTCATGCTCAGGATCAGCTTATGACTACTCTTTTAGCAAAGGATATGGTTAAAAACATGATATTTATGCAAAAAGAGATAAATGATCTAAAGAAAAAAACAAATAAATAG
- a CDS encoding metal-sensing transcriptional repressor — protein MNSEKVKAIQALKTSKGQIEGIIKMIEDERYCMDVSNQIMAAQSLLKKANILILKQHIQHCVKTAIRDGSEESGEEKIQEIISLLEKLI, from the coding sequence ATGAATAGTGAAAAAGTTAAGGCTATACAGGCATTAAAAACCTCAAAGGGACAGATAGAGGGAATTATAAAAATGATAGAAGATGAGCGGTACTGTATGGATGTGTCAAATCAAATCATGGCAGCACAGTCCTTGTTAAAGAAAGCAAATATTTTAATTTTAAAACAGCATATACAGCATTGTGTTAAGACTGCCATAAGGGATGGAAGTGAAGAAAGCGGGGAAGAGAAAATACAGGAAATTATATCCCTGCTTGAGAAGTTAATTTAA
- a CDS encoding glycine/betaine/sarcosine/D-proline family reductase selenoprotein B — translation MIRVVQFLNQVQAGLGEDERMDIKPQAQNGAVGMGMLLKTMLMRNGADIIGTIVCGDNYFLQNKEEAIEEILKMIEKFKADVVVCGPALDYKRYGECCGYLVEAIENKLNIPAFAAMSKESTGTELFRKKVYIIETPKRGGTGLNNSLRKIAGFAVKLAEGKTIGSSKEEGYFARE, via the coding sequence ATGATAAGAGTTGTTCAATTTCTAAATCAGGTACAGGCAGGTTTAGGCGAAGATGAAAGAATGGATATAAAGCCCCAGGCTCAAAACGGTGCAGTAGGTATGGGAATGCTTTTAAAGACTATGCTTATGAGAAATGGTGCTGATATTATTGGAACCATAGTATGTGGTGATAATTATTTTCTTCAAAATAAAGAAGAGGCAATTGAAGAGATATTAAAGATGATTGAAAAATTTAAGGCAGATGTAGTTGTATGTGGACCTGCACTAGATTATAAAAGATATGGAGAATGCTGTGGCTATCTTGTAGAGGCCATTGAAAATAAGCTTAATATTCCAGCATTTGCAGCTATGTCAAAGGAAAGTACAGGCACTGAACTTTTCAGAAAAAAAGTATATATTATAGAAACACCTAAAAGAGGAGGGACAGGCTTAAACAATTCACTTAGGAAAATTGCAGGCTTTGCTGTTAAATTGGCTGAAGGAAAAACCATAGGCAGTTCAAAAGAAGAAGGTTATTTTGCAAGGGAATAA